ATTTGAATCTTTTGATTTTAATGCCAGAGACATTAAAAGCTGTTTTTGCCATTAATTCCTATGATACTTGGAGACAAAATCTTGAGGGGTTGGTCCAtagcttttaaaatgtatacaaaaaaacCGTTTGGGCTTTTGTGATTAGTTGTATATAAATAGTCTGATACTTTCTCAAGACTAACTTGTCCAGTTAGGAAAGTGTTTGTTCTCTTTTTGCTCGGTTGAGTCTTCTTTCCTTAACTTGATTTTTTTGCTCCCCCCTTCCTTgtcattgcatttctttttgaaattgcaGAGTTGTATCATTTTGTGTTTGGGGAGGGTCACTGGTATCTGTAGACACACATTCCTTTGGGagccagggagagaagggaatgtCAGTTAGCTTTTCTGTTTCTCAGCCACATAATTTTCTTGTGGGCATATAACCTgaagtttttaatgtttattgtCTGTTTTGACAGGTGTTAACATTTCTTAGTTTGGGGCTTTGCACAATAATTATCTCACAATCAAGACAAATGGGTAGTGATGTTATGATTGAGTGGTTTTTACCCCTCACTCCCAAAAGTCAGTTGTCCCCTCTGTCCTTTCCATTTTTCTACATTCACTGATGATTTTTGGTGTCTTTCCCTTGTAGATGAATGTAAAGGAGTTTAAAGAGCACATCGCTGCCTCTGTCAGCATTCCGTCTGAGAAACAACGGCTCATTTATCAGGGACGAGTTCTGCAGGATGATAAGAAGCTCCAGGAATACAGTAAGAGTTTGGGGAAGGCAGTTCAGAGGTTGAGGGATCAGCTGAGGCTTTGGGCTTACCTGATCGTATAATGCCttggtgtgtatttttttttcctgcagatgTTGGGGGAAAGGTTATTCACCTTGTGGAACGGGCTCCTCCTCAGACTCAGCTCCCTTCTGGGGCATCTTCTGGGATAGGTTCTGCCTCAGCCACCCATGGTGGAGGACCCCCACCTGGTACTCGGGGGCCTGGGGCCTCTGTTCATGACCGGAATGCCAACAGCTATGTCATGGTTGGAACCTTCAACCTTCCTGTAAGCTTGTGTTCCACTTAGGCCAGTTTTTGTGGGGAAGGGCGGTTTGGTGTGGTAATAGCAGAGAGCTCATAAGACAGGAGTCTCGGTGTTTAGATTGGGTTTCCAGGTTCCTGAGGTCTGATACGGCCTCAGTCTTTGAGAAAAAGGGTGGGGCTCCAAAGAATGAGTTGGAGGTGTGGGGGCCTTAGTATTTGGCTTCTCCCAGAGCAACTTCCCTTACCCTTTTCCCAGAGTGACGGCTCTGCTGTGGATGTTCACATCAACATGGAACAGGCCCCGATTCAGGTATCACGGGCCTGGGAGGGTCAGGGAAGGGGATCTGGGAGAAGGAGGCCATAAGGTTGGGGGAGGACCTGGCTGAGGAGCTGGCTGGGTCCTGGTTCAGTGGGTGGTAGAGTTCATGCCTCTATCTCAGACgtaccctcattttatttttcttactgtatAGAGTGAGCCCCGAGTACGGCTGGTGATGGCTCAGCACATGATCAGGGATATACAGACCTTACTATCCCGGATGGAGGTCAGTGGCCAAGGCTGGCTAGGGTTGGTCTGTCTCTTCATTCTCTCTTACTGTTCTGTGTCTGCTTGGCAGTGAAGGCGTGACTGGCCAGATCAGCTGGATTCTTCCTGCCTAATCTGGTCTCTTCTTTGCAGTCTTCACTCTTTGGGGGCAGAAAAAGTATCTTTGTTGGGCTATCTTGTTCCTGCCAAACCTTTGGGTGCCTGGTATTTGGAAAGTGTGTTGCAAACTTAGTAGATAACTCTTGTGGCATCTTTTTTCAATTACAGAAAACAGTTCAtgcttttttaattaatatatttgatgCTGAGATGTCCCAGTTTCATTAGTTTGTGTTGTGAGTGACTGTAgcgtgggattttttttttttattaaattctcctCATGGAGGTTTAGGGAACCATCGTTTCTCTTTTCTGTTAGTAACTCTCAAGtattatagtttatttattatGCATCTTGTTAAGTTTTGTGCTGGTTGCTCTCCGGAGGGTCAAAGAGACAGGTGCAAAGCCCTGCTTTCAGGGAGCTTAGTTAGAGCTCCTTCTGCAATTTGTTCTCTGTTGACTGAGTAACTGCGGCAGTCTCATTTTGCCTTTGGTATCCTGAATCTCTCCCCTTCAGTGTCGAGGGGGACCCCAAGCACAGCACAGTCACCCGCCCCCACAGACGCCGACTGTGGCCCCGGAGCCTGGCGCCTTGAGCTCTCAAACATCAGAACCAGTTGAAAGTGAAGTGCCTCCTCGGGAGCCCATGGAGGCGGAAGAAGTGGAGGAGCGtgccccagcccagagcccagaacTCACCCCTTCTGGCCCAGCCCCTGTGGGCCCAACGCCTGCCCCAGAGACAAATGCACCCAAGTGAGAACCCTGAAGGGACCCtttgggagggggtgtggggggtccTCAGTGAAGGATGAGAGCCGGGAAGGGTCCGGTCCGATGGGAGAAGGGGGGCTACCGCCAGGCAGTGTTACCTGTAGGGTTAGcgtagaggggcagagagaggctcTGGATCACCTGAGTGGGGTTGGGGCTGACATTTGAGCCAGAAGCACTGCTATCCTTGGGGCAAGGGAATCTAGGTGGTGGTTCCTGAGTCCAATCAAGACTCTCTTCTCTGAGTTCACACAGGCGGTGTTTCTTCCTTCAGAGTTCGTTCCTTGCCATCATAGGGATGGGGTCATgtggtggggaaggcagaagcaattattttcttctccatgTCTCACCGTGGGTGCAGGTATAGGGTGGATGTTCTGCTGGTCCTGGAAGGGATTGAGCCAGGGGTGTGGGAGGCTGCGGAGAGAGAGGGCAGCGTAGTCTAGGTCAGTTGGGAGGCTGGGGATCCGAGGAAAGCCTCAGCTCGCTCTCTCGGGTTCGCCCACAGCCATCCTTCCCCAGCGGAGTATGTTGAAGTGCTCCAGGAGCTCCAGCGGCTGGAGAGCCGCCTTCAGCCCTTCCTGCAGCGCTACTACGAGGTTCTGGGCACCGCTGCCACCACAGACTACAACAACAACGTGAGCACCACCTGCCCCGTCACCCCCATTGTGTCCCATGTGGAATGGGCTGAAATGCAGATAACCCTTTCCCCCTAAAAATGATATTGTctgcaacaaaatggctttttttgTTGACAGGGAAGTAAGtgaccttttttcccttttagggAAGGGGATAATCTTGGGGATGtctgatgtttttatttctcagttctttGAGCGAGTTACTCAGGAAGCGCATGTAAGGGAGTTAGGAAGCTTATGTAGAGTGAGGAAGAGGAGTAGGTGATGACGTGCTGATCATCTAGGAAACTTTTTTTATATAtgtgaaatagaaattatttgCTGAGACTGGGCCCACCCAGAATCTTCCCAGGCTGTGCACAGAGGTGTAGAGAGCATGGTGTTTTTCAAGGGTGTTACTGCTTTTGTTACTGAGGTTCATTTCAGCCTAATGTCTTTTGTGCTTGGGCCCGGGGGAACAGCAAGAGGGGCGTGAAGAGGATCAGCGCTTGATTAACTTGGTGGGGGAGAGCCTGCGGCTGCTGGGCAACACCTTCGTGGCGCTGTCGGACCTGCGCTGCAATCTGGCCTGTGCACCCCCGCGACACCTGCACGTGGTCCGGCCCATGTCGCACTACACCACTCCCATGGTGCTCCAGCAGGCAGCCATCCCCATTCAGGTGGGTTGGGTGAGATTGGAGGGATGGACAATGCACGGCTATTGGTGGAACAACCCAGAGTAGCTATCAGGCTTGAAGTGACAGGGGTAGGGACTTTGGAAATACAAAGGGATGGAAAATGGAGAGGTTGGAGAAGTCTGTCTCAGGTGCCCTTGGTTAGGCTCTTGTTTTCCTCACTCCTGCCTTATCTGTATCCTCCAGATCAACGTGGGAACCACTGTGACCATGACGGGGAATGGGACTCGGCCCCCCCCGGCTGCCAGTGCGGAGGCAGCTCCCCCTGGTCCTGGGCAGGCCTCGTCCCTGGCTCCCACTTCTACCACTGTTGAGTCCTCAACCGAGGGGGTTCCCCCGCCAGGGCCAGCTCCCCCCCCGACCACCAGCCACCCGAGGGTCATTCGGATTTCCCACCAGAGCGTGGAACCCGTGGTCATGATGCACATGAACATCCAAGGTGAGTTAGGGCCGGTCGTTGGTAGAGCAGAGCTGTACGCAACACGGGACATGGGTTGGCACGGAGGTGTGAGGGAGCGAGGATGTGGACAGGAGAGGCCACGGCCGGCTGCTGGAGCAGAGGAATGGGGCAGAAGCTTTAGTCCGCTCGTGTGGGGAGGAGGGACTAGTCCTTGCAGATTTGTGTGCGTGGTGAAGGGAGTGCCTCCTCCCTGTCCAgatggagggaaaagcaggctttctggtgggggggatggggccTGAAAGATGCTGATCTCAGGAGGGTACAGTTAGGCCTCGGCCCCGCCTGTCTCAGggccactctctctgtctccctgcccaGATTCTGGCACACAGCCCGGTGGAGTTCCGAGTGCTCCCACTGGCCCCCTAGGACCCCCTGGTCATGGCCAGACCCTGGGTAAGAGTAAGGGCATCAGAGCAGGCTGAGCTCTGGGTAGAGAAGGGGTAGGGCCAAGTGGGTGGGTTGAAGGGGGTCCAGGTTCAAGGTTACATCAGACCCGCCCCCCAGGCTCCACCCTCATCcagctgccctccctgccccctgagTTCATGCACGCCGTCGCCCACCAGATCACTCATCAGGCCATGGTGGCAGCAGTTGCCTCCGCGGCCGCAGGTAATGACCCGGAAGGGGAAGCTTGGGAGGTGGGGCACGGTCCACGGTGGTGGGTGCTGCTGGCTGGAGGGCCAGGGCCCAGCCCTCAGCCCTCTTTGGTCTCTCCCCTCTGCCACCCATAGGACAGCAGGTGCCAGGCTTTCCGACAGCTCCGACCCGGGTGGTGATCGCCCGGCCCACCCCTCCACAGGCTCGGCCTTCCCATCCTGGGGGGCCCCCTGTCTCGGGTACTCTAGTGAGTAAGGGTGTAGGAGTTCTGGTGAGGGAGAGTCTGGGGAGAGAATCCTCTGGTGGGGAATGGATAGGGCAGGACTGaaagcctcctctctctctgttcagcagggcgCCGGGCTGGGTACAAATGCCTCTTTGGCCCAGATGGTGAGCGGACTTGTGGGGCAGCTTCTGATGCAGCCTGTTCTCGTGGGTGAGTCCTtgttcctccccgccccccaatgAAGGGATggccacagctctggaggctggtgCTCCTCTCCTGGTCTCATGGGTGCTTCCCTGATCTCTGCATAGGtcctttgtctttgcttttgtgcTGGGGAGACTGGAATAGCAGTGCTGTGGtgtctttgtttttccttagaGTTTAGCTTTTCTCTTTTGGTCTCTCTAGCTCAGGGGACTCCAGGAATGGCTCCGCCTCCGGCCCCTGCCACTGCTTCAGCTAGTGCCGGCACCACCAATACCGCTACCACAGCCGGCCCTGCTCCTGGGGGGCCCGCCCAGCCTCCACCCCCTCAGCCCTCCGCGGCTGACCTGCAGTTCTCTCAGCTCCTGGGGAACCTGCTGGGGCCGGCGGGGCCTGGGGCCGGAGGGCCTGGCATGGCTTCTCCCACCATCACCGTGGCAATGCCCGGTGTCCCCGCCTTTCTGCAGGGCATGACTGACTTTCTGCAGGTGAGTGGCTGGCTTGCTCTTCGGCTTACCCTCCCTTTCCCTGAGCCCAGCTAGGCACTGGCGTCTTGTTGCTATGATATTGCTGCTGGGCTCCTGCCTCTGGGGGCCTGTCGGTGGGAGGGAGCCCTGGGACTTCCTTGACTCTGATCCCTGCCCCCCATTTGGAAGAGGAAGACAGGGCTGTGAAGGCTGCTTTCGTACCTAACCTGTTCAGCGGGAGAGGGGCTAGCACTCCGCCTGCATCTGCCACCTGACCACACGTGCTTGTTCTGCTTCTGGGAGAAAAGACCAGAGCGGAGCTCTCCATCTTCCAGGCTCCTTTCGGTGTGTGCCTTACTGGTGCCTTGTTCCCATTCTCACCTTGTCTTCTGTTGTGtgttcctcctctgtctgccagGCAACACAGACGGCGCCTCcgccccctccaccacccccgcccccacccccggcccccgaGCAGCAGAACATGCCCCCACCGGGGTCCCCTTCTGGTGGCGCAGGGAGTCCTGGAGGCCTGGGTCTTGAGAGCCTTTCACCGGAGTTTTTTACCTCCGTGGTGCAGGGTGTTCTGAActccctgctgggctccctgGGGGCCCGGGCTGGCAGCAGTGAGAGTATCGCCGCTTTCATACAGCGCCTTAGTGGATCCAGCAACATCTTCGAGCCTGGGGCTGATGGGGCCCTTGGTGAGCAAGCCGGGGGTGCCTTGGCCTTCTCCAGGGAGGGGCAGGTCAACTGCCTCTGTCGAGGGGTGTGGCTGAGGTGGGATGAGGCTGACAGGCTGGCGGTGGGTGGGCAGGCCAGGTGGTAAAGGCCACTGCTGACTTCGGCTCCTGTTCCCAGGATTCTTTGGGGCCCTGCTCTCTCTTCTGTGCCAGAACTTTTCCATGGTAGATGTGGTGATGCTTCTTCATGGCCATTTCCAGCCACTGCAGCGGCTTCAGCCCCAGCTGCGATCCTTTTTCCACCAGCACTACTTGGGTGGCCAAGAGCCCACGCCTGGTAACATACGGGTAAATGAAGACCCTCCGCCCCGGAGCTCTAGCTCTTGCTCAGCTTCCATTCCTTTTTCTGACTATTTATCCCCTAAAGCAGCGATTGCTCCAGCCCAAGCCCTGGACTTACtagaggtggaggggagggcagtgtcTTGAGGGCTGGAGCTTGGCTCTAAACTTGTGCTGTTTCTCGCACAGACGGCAACCCACACGTTGATCACGGGGCTGGAAGAATATGTGCGGGAGAGTTTTGTGAGTAGCCCTTCTCCATCCCCTTGTCTCCCAGGTGTTGTCAGGGTAgctgctgttcctcctgcctcCTTGATATCCCTAGTTTTGCAGGGTTCCTGAAATGGGCTATCTTTGTGTGTCTCGTTTCTCAGTCTCTGGTGCAGGTTCAGCCTGGTGTGGACATCATCCGGACAAACCTGGAGTTTCTCCAAGAGCAGTTCAACAGCATTGCCGCTCATGTGCTGCACTGCACAGGTCAGGGGCAGGCAAGCAGGGTTGTGGACATCAGGGGTGTCAGAGGCACAAGGGCTGCCAGGTGCCAGCGTCCCCTCCTCGCATCTTGCCCACAGACAGTGGATTTGGGGCCCGTTTGCTGGAGCTGTGTAACCAGGGCCTGTTTGAATGCCTGGCCCTCAACCTGCACTGCTTGGGCGGACAGCAGATGGAACTGGCTGCAGTCATCAATGGCCGAATTGTAAGCACCGCCCAGCCCCCCATCTCCAGCCTTTTACTTTTTTAGAGTTCTATTCTTTCTGCTGTCCTgcagttcttgttttgttttttttctccgaACTGTCATCCTTTACTCTTTGATGCCTTTCAAAAGTGGGTTGAAGATGTTGTGTTCCAAGGCTGCTTTTTGCCCTCAGCGTCGCATGTCTCGTGGGGTGAACCCATCCTTGGTGAGCTGGCTGACCACTATGATGGGACTGAGGCTTCAGGTGGTTCTGGAGCACATGCCCGTGGGCCCTGATGCCATCCTCAGATACGTTCGCAGGGTCGGTGATCCCCCCCAGGTAAGGGCCCCGATGGGCTATGGGGTCAGGGGACTTGAGGGAACTAGAGAAGCCTGAGAGGGCCTTTCATGTTCTCCTTCTCTGCCCAATTTCATAGCCCCTTCCTGAGGAGCCAATGGAAGTTCAGGGATCAGAAAGAACTTCCCCTGAACCTCAGGTAACAGGGAGAGGTCAAGGGGCCAGATAATGGGGAGCGGAGGGCTTCAGGTGGAAGGGCTGGAGGCTAGGGATGCTGAAGCCTGCATCTTCCTGCTGAACTGCAGCGGGAGAATGCTTCCCCGGCCCCGGGCACTACGGCAGAAGAGGCCATGTCCCGAGGGCCACCTCCTGCTCCTGAGGGTGGCGGCTCCCGTGACGAGCAGGATGGAGCTTCAGCTGAGACAGAGCCTTGGGCAGCTGCAGTCCCCCCAGTAAGTGTCAGGAGGTGAGCTGGGAGGCCAAGGACAGGCAGAAGTTGTGCCAGTTCCTCATTATCTTCTCCCTCCCCAGGAGTGGGTTCCGATTATCCAGCAGGACATTCAGAGCCAGCGGAAGGTGAAGCCGCAACCCCCCCTGAGCGATGCCTACCTCAGTGGTATGCCTGCCAAGAGACGTAAGGTTGGTCTGCCTCTTCCCTGAGGATCTCTCTCTATCCCAGTTTCCCTGTTGTGTTCAGAATCAAACTAGTTAGAGCTGGAAGGAATGCTTCCTATTCTTGTCCTATTGCTGAGTGGACAAGGAAGCTTTCCTGGAACTTGACTTGCTCACAGTGGCGGCGGCACACCTCACGCTAGCACATGCCAATAGTGCTGTCCTCCTCCGGCCACCTGACCCCCGTGTGGCTGGGGCCTGTTCCCTCAAGGTGGGCTTCCTCTCGTGGACTTACTAGCTCTGAGTGTTGGATGGCTCGACTCATCCTGCCCCTCGTGTTTTGAAGAGCAAGTCCAGCGCATGCAGTGCGCTCTCGGCCAGAGCCAGATAAAACTAGGAAGGCATTGCTGCGGTCAGAATCACCCACGGGCCAGTTCCCTTCTCTCGGCTAGCCTAGAAACTCAGTGGTTGGCTCCTGGAAAGGGTGAGCTGGGCGGTGGCAATGGATCTGACGTTGATCCTCTTTTCCCTCCCGATCCCCTGTCCCCCAGACGATGCAGGGTGAGGGCCCCCAGCTGCTTCTCTCAGAGGCCGTGAGCCGGGCAGCTAAGGCAGCCGGAGCTCGGCCCCTGACGAGCCCTGAGAGCCTGAGCCGGGACCTGGAGGCACCAGAGGTTCAGGAGAGCTACAGGCAGCAGGTGCCCCCACCTTGAAGCAGAATAGGGATGGTCTAGCGGGAGGGGTCGGGTTAGGGCCCCTCTTCTCTGATTCCTCCAGAGACTCACTGGTCAGTTTGGGGCTACAACTTGGTGTTTTCTAAAGAGATTCTCCCTAGTGGCATCTGGGAAGGCTCAGTGACGCCATTATCGGGCTCCCCACAGTGTGGCTGGTGGGAAATGCTAGCTCCTAAGGGATGGCCTTGCGTGCTTGCTGGGATCCTAGGGCGTTTGGCTGGTGCCTCTCCAacctgtttgctctctctctctagctccgGGCTGATATACAAAAGCGACTGCAGGAAGACCCCAACTACAGTCCCCAGCGCTTCCCTAATGCCCACCGGGCCTTTGCTGATGATCCCTAGCTCTTTGCCCTATGGCCCTCCCTCACCAGGGGACCATTTCCCCCATCTTCCTTCacagtatttaagaaataaaagtcagATTTTCCTGGCTCTTTTGTCTCTTAGTTGTCTTTCTTAACTAATTTCAGTTTTCCTTGAGCTTGTTTAAAATTCCTAGTCCCTAGGAATCCAGCAATAGAAGACAGCTTTTAACCTTCCTGGCAAGCAGCCGGGCACTGCGTTTTACTATTCATGTGGCACAATGCTGAAATGAAGCCTGGTGACGGCAAGCACACACAAGCATCTTACATGTAAATGAAAGTTCAGATGGGCAAAACCTATTTCTAGGTTAGCATCGGGCTCTCAAACTATCTGGTAAAAAAACATTCAATCTCCAGGCAACTGCAGACCTGAAATACAGTCTTAGCATGACTAGCGAAGTCTGACAGTGGTGGCACTCATCCCAGGTTTGATGGGCCTCCTGTTCATGTGCTTGAACGTGGAGTCCACAAGACAGCTTCAAAGGCATGTCCTCTCAAGTCTGTAACAGGGACCAAAATGATACAAGGCTGCAAATTCCTTGGTACTCCGATGCAGCTGCAGACCCCTCCCTGTTTGGTAACTTAGTGCTGGACCAAAAGAACGTGGTTGAAGACGTGCTAAGGCCAGGCCATATACTTCACAGCTTCCACCAGGACCTCTTGGGACACTTAACTCAGGGACATAAGAAGCCTCATGATTCTGCTGTCTTGCAGGACAAGCCAGAAACACTGGCTGACAATCCAGTGGGGTTGTGGTACCAGAAGCCCCTGACACATGGGAGCCAAGAGACCTCACACACTGGCCCAGAAATGGATTTGCTCTTAACTCCCAGCCCATGAGacttaaatatgtaaatgagtGGTCAAATTTTGAGGTGGCTTATTACAACAGATCACCGGGGTTAAATTTCCTAAAACCACTCCACAGATCCCTGGGCACTGTACTGCTACGTGAGACTGCAAACAACCAACCCATCCCCaaaatcatttcagaaaaaatttttaatccttttattattcttttttaacaaaCGGCCCCAGGGATAGGGGaccaggggaggggggtggaggggaagtgAGGCCCCAGCCCCacaacccctccccacccacccctttcccccttatatatttataatctatATACAAGCCCCGGGGGGTAGGGGGCAAGGGGAACTTCCTCAGCGGGGTGGGGGCAACCCAGGCTCCTTGTCTCCTCGGGACCCAGGCTCCTCTGCCCGTCGGGAAGGCCCCTCTCGAGAAGGTGGCCCCGCCCGCTCCCAGGGCTTCGGCATCCAGCGCAGGGCATCTGGTGGGGAGGCCTAGGGAACAGTACACAAGCAAGGGTAAGTCATACCAGGAAGCCAAGGATGGAAAGACAGGAACTTAAGTGGTAGGTAACTCTTGAATTTTGACTTGGGGGCACAGGAGTCTCTCCCTTCACCTGCTGGTAGAGGTCGATGCGCTGGGTGCGGAAGACTCCGCTGTAGGTAGAAGGCGGGGCCTTGACACGGGAATTCAGGCCAGAGAAAGACCTACAGGAAGAAGGGTGTTTAAGGCAAGCATGacacctgctccctgctcccctaAGAAAGCAAGCCCTTAAGGAAGGGCAATCTGCATCCCCACTCCCTCTTCTTGCCTTCCAGCTGGGGGAGTACGAGACGACCCAGGTCCCCCAAGGTTGCTGCTCAGTTTCCGATAATCCTGGAACGGCTTTAGTTCCACTGGGTgcagctgaaggaaaaaaattcatgagCCTCCTGCCTCTCAACCCAGTTCCTCTTCAGATTCTGAACCCCTACCCCTAGTTCTTACGAGATCCCTAACCCTTCGCTTCCTGTACCTTACCTCTGCTCGCCCCAAGCTAGGGGGGAAAGGTCTGGCAGGTGAAGGCAGCACCCGAGTAGCAGGAGCAGGTGGGGGCCGCACAGCCAGGCTGGGGGGCTGCAGAGCAGGGCCCACAGGTAACAGAGAAAGGGGTGGTGGGGCAGGTGGCGGCGCTGGTGGCAGGGAGCCAAAGTTCACCACAGGCAACTGTGAGTCCACCATGGGTAGAAGCATCTACAGTAAGAAATACGGGccaggggcgggaggggggatggaagagaaaaatgtcaGAAAAGCAGAAATATAGTTAAGACAAACAAATAAGCCAGAGGCTGGTCACAGAAATAGAATGAAGGGCAAAAAGCATGACAAAAGGTACCTGCTGGGCAGGGGCCCCTGAGGGGAGGAAGCCACTTTGGCCACCAGGTTGCAGAGGAGTAGAATAAAAATCTGAGGGGGATGGCAGATCCTGGCGCACCTGTTAGGGATCACAGGGATTGGTGTCAACTCTCCCAAAAGCATTCTCTCCCTTTCAACTCCCGAAGCCCATCACCTGCCCACCTCTTACCTGAAGCAAGGGTGGATCGGGCAATGGGCTGGGGCAGAAAGCTGGAGagtaaaggaaggaaggtggaggATACAGGATTCCTCCAGCTGGCAACTTCCCCAGCTCTGTTGCTTGCAGTGCGGAGAAATCCAAAAACTGGCCCTTGACAGCGACCCCAGAAAGCAGTGCTGAGGGG
This genomic interval from Neovison vison isolate M4711 chromosome 1, ASM_NN_V1, whole genome shotgun sequence contains the following:
- the BAG6 gene encoding large proline-rich protein BAG6 isoform X22 encodes the protein MEPSDSTSTTTSMEEPDSLEVLVKTLDSQTRTFIVGAQMNVKEFKEHIAASVSIPSEKQRLIYQGRVLQDDKKLQEYNVGGKVIHLVERAPPQTQLPSGASSGIGSASATHGGGPPPGTRGPGASVHDRNANSYVMVGTFNLPSEPRVRLVMAQHMIRDIQTLLSRMECRGGPQAQHSHPPPQTPTVAPEPGALSSQTSEPVESEVPPREPMEAEEVEERAPAQSPELTPSGPAPVGPTPAPETNAPNHPSPAEYVEVLQELQRLESRLQPFLQRYYEVLGTAATTDYNNNQEGREEDQRLINLVGESLRLLGNTFVALSDLRCNLACAPPRHLHVVRPMSHYTTPMVLQQAAIPIQINVGTTVTMTGNGTRPPPAASAEAAPPGPGQASSLAPTSTTVESSTEGVPPPGPAPPPTTSHPRVIRISHQSVEPVVMMHMNIQDSGTQPGGVPSAPTGPLGPPGHGQTLGQQVPGFPTAPTRVVIARPTPPQARPSHPGGPPVSGTLGAGLGTNASLAQMVSGLVGQLLMQPVLVAQGTPGMAPPPAPATASASAGTTNTATTAGPAPGGPAQPPPPQPSAADLQFSQLLGNLLGPAGPGAGGPGMASPTITVAMPGVPAFLQGMTDFLQATQTAPPPPPPPPPPPPAPEQQNMPPPGSPSGGAGSPGGLGLESLSPEFFTSVVQGVLNSLLGSLGARAGSSESIAAFIQRLSGSSNIFEPGADGALGFFGALLSLLCQNFSMVDVVMLLHGHFQPLQRLQPQLRSFFHQHYLGGQEPTPGNIRTATHTLITGLEEYVRESFSLVQVQPGVDIIRTNLEFLQEQFNSIAAHVLHCTDSGFGARLLELCNQGLFECLALNLHCLGGQQMELAAVINGRIRRMSRGVNPSLVSWLTTMMGLRLQVVLEHMPVGPDAILRYVRRVGDPPQPLPEEPMEVQGSERTSPEPQRENASPAPGTTAEEAMSRGPPPAPEGGGSRDEQDGASAETEPWAAAVPPEWVPIIQQDIQSQRKVKPQPPLSDAYLSGMPAKRRKLRADIQKRLQEDPNYSPQRFPNAHRAFADDP
- the BAG6 gene encoding large proline-rich protein BAG6 isoform X14 yields the protein MEPSDSTSTTTSMEEPDSLEVLVKTLDSQTRTFIVGAQMNVKEFKEHIAASVSIPSEKQRLIYQGRVLQDDKKLQEYNVGGKVIHLVERAPPQTQLPSGASSGIGSASATHGGGPPPGTRGPGASVHDRNANSYVMVGTFNLPSDGSAVDVHINMEQAPIQSEPRVRLVMAQHMIRDIQTLLSRMECRGGPQAQHSHPPPQTPTVAPEPGALSSQTSEPVESEVPPREPMEAEEVEERAPAQSPELTPSGPAPVGPTPAPETNAPNHPSPAEYVEVLQELQRLESRLQPFLQRYYEVLGTAATTDYNNNQEGREEDQRLINLVGESLRLLGNTFVALSDLRCNLACAPPRHLHVVRPMSHYTTPMVLQQAAIPIQINVGTTVTMTGNGTRPPPAASAEAAPPGPGQASSLAPTSTTVESSTEGVPPPGPAPPPTTSHPRVIRISHQSVEPVVMMHMNIQDSGTQPGGVPSAPTGPLGPPGHGQTLGSTLIQLPSLPPEFMHAVAHQITHQAMVAAVASAAAGQQVPGFPTAPTRVVIARPTPPQARPSHPGGPPVSGTLGAGLGTNASLAQMVSGLVGQLLMQPVLVAQGTPGMAPPPAPATASASAGTTNTATTAGPAPGGPAQPPPPQPSAADLQFSQLLGNLLGPAGPGAGGPGMASPTITVAMPGVPAFLQGMTDFLQATQTAPPPPPPPPPPPPAPEQQNMPPPGSPSGGAGSPGGLGLESLSPEFFTSVVQGVLNSLLGSLGARAGSSESIAAFIQRLSGSSNIFEPGADGALGFFGALLSLLCQNFSMVDVVMLLHGHFQPLQRLQPQLRSFFHQHYLGGQEPTPGNIRTATHTLITGLEEYVRESFSLVQVQPGVDIIRTNLEFLQEQFNSIAAHVLHCTDSGFGARLLELCNQGLFECLALNLHCLGGQQMELAAVINGRIRRMSRGVNPSLVSWLTTMMGLRLQVVLEHMPVGPDAILRYVRRVGDPPQPLPEEPMEVQGSERTSPEPQRENASPAPGTTAEEAMSRGPPPAPEGGGSRDEQDGASAETEPWAAAVPPEWVPIIQQDIQSQRKVKPQPPLSDAYLSGMPAKRRKLRADIQKRLQEDPNYSPQRFPNAHRAFADDP
- the BAG6 gene encoding large proline-rich protein BAG6 isoform X16, giving the protein MEPSDSTSTTTSMEEPDSLEVLVKTLDSQTRTFIVGAQMNVKEFKEHIAASVSIPSEKQRLIYQGRVLQDDKKLQEYNVGGKVIHLVERAPPQTQLPSGASSGIGSASATHGGGPPPGTRGPGASVHDRNANSYVMVGTFNLPSEPRVRLVMAQHMIRDIQTLLSRMECRGGPQAQHSHPPPQTPTVAPEPGALSSQTSEPVESEVPPREPMEAEEVEERAPAQSPELTPSGPAPVGPTPAPETNAPNHPSPAEYVEVLQELQRLESRLQPFLQRYYEVLGTAATTDYNNNQEGREEDQRLINLVGESLRLLGNTFVALSDLRCNLACAPPRHLHVVRPMSHYTTPMVLQQAAIPIQINVGTTVTMTGNGTRPPPAASAEAAPPGPGQASSLAPTSTTVESSTEGVPPPGPAPPPTTSHPRVIRISHQSVEPVVMMHMNIQDSGTQPGGVPSAPTGPLGPPGHGQTLGQQVPGFPTAPTRVVIARPTPPQARPSHPGGPPVSGTLGAGLGTNASLAQMVSGLVGQLLMQPVLVAQGTPGMAPPPAPATASASAGTTNTATTAGPAPGGPAQPPPPQPSAADLQFSQLLGNLLGPAGPGAGGPGMASPTITVAMPGVPAFLQGMTDFLQATQTAPPPPPPPPPPPPAPEQQNMPPPGSPSGGAGSPGGLGLESLSPEFFTSVVQGVLNSLLGSLGARAGSSESIAAFIQRLSGSSNIFEPGADGALGFFGALLSLLCQNFSMVDVVMLLHGHFQPLQRLQPQLRSFFHQHYLGGQEPTPGNIRTATHTLITGLEEYVRESFSLVQVQPGVDIIRTNLEFLQEQFNSIAAHVLHCTDSGFGARLLELCNQGLFECLALNLHCLGGQQMELAAVINGRIRRMSRGVNPSLVSWLTTMMGLRLQVVLEHMPVGPDAILRYVRRVGDPPQPLPEEPMEVQGSERTSPEPQRENASPAPGTTAEEAMSRGPPPAPEGGGSRDEQDGASAETEPWAAAVPPEWVPIIQQDIQSQRKVKPQPPLSDAYLSGMPAKRRKTMQGEGPQLLLSEAVSRAAKAAGARPLTSPESLSRDLEAPEVQESYRQQLRADIQKRLQEDPNYSPQRFPNAHRAFADDP